A window from Pichia kudriavzevii chromosome 5, complete sequence encodes these proteins:
- a CDS encoding uncharacterized protein (PKUD0E03240; similar to Saccharomyces cerevisiae YAL029C (MYO4) and YOR326W (MYO2); ancestral locus Anc_7.68) — MSTVQLDVGSLCWIPDEKLGWLPVKVKSLSKEGEKHKIELESEDDPERVITITTDDLSDSNPQVPLMRNHAENVEDLTTLSHLNEPSVLNVIKLRYSQFNIYTYSGIVLIAVNPFQRNDELYSSYRIRRYANTRRGDEEPHLFAIAEEAYRCMINRKENQSIVVSGESGAGKTVSAKYIMRYFASVDSDENQHDMSETEKQILATNPIMESFGNAKTTRNDNSSRFGKYLEILFDDNTVIRGAKIRTYLLERSRLVFQPKTERNYHIFYQMIQGLDEETKKSIHLTHVEDYYYLNQGGVPIIEGIDDRKEFEDTRNALSLIGIDSEKQLQIFKILSGLLHLGNIEIPKTRNNASLSSDEPNLVKACELLGLDPVLFAKWTVKKQIKTRFETINTDLKYNEAINARDAIAKYIYHNLFDWLVEYVNSDLCPPEIEESISTFIGVLDIYGFEHFEKNSFEQFCINYANEKLQQEFTQHVFKLEQQLYVDEEIEWSFIEFSDNQPCIDVIEKRLGVLDLLNEESGLPSGSDQQWADKLYQNLAKPPTDKVFKKPRFGNNKFIISHYALDVPYDTEGFVEKNRDTVSDGQKDTLKATTNEFLNEVLTRSEKSVNNEEGKVAPPKPGRKAPAKETLGSKFKGSLIELMKTINSSNVHYIRCIKPNEQKLAWEFDPNMVLSQLRACGVLETIKISCAGFPSKMTYPEFADSFNVLFDSNDRSRILKGDVDEEFLKSLTRSFMEEHIKDDHSFQIGKTKVFFKAGILGNIEKMKSDKNKKSAIIIQKYLRAYPPRKLFKETREATINLQSAIRGFIVRKNIQREKEEGASILLQSLTRGFIMRKRFAEAVKSCVRLQSQIRGFTIRKNVFKNHQNKAAILIQSVGRGSIARREFNKTRRAAIIIQSHGRRQLAKKEFSQLKEEAKSLNKMQQVQYSLENKVIELTQSLSSKIEENVRLVNEIEQLQSLVSKTQEEHSNLKTRMLETEGEHSNRIVEYENNIIELNNEISQVKFDYEAARKKVEELTESQNKLKVELTENLDALKKAQQELLESKDEKDTLYNQVETLKSELNELQEHISSGKFNNTIQGTIPNGTQSLTFKEKNPSNVEYGGDENDELEEINLELLRLLNDSTTLHKEVVENLFKGLKLPPAVVASQPSQKEVLFPARIIIIILSDMWRLGLTSRSETFFGEVLSVIQTMVSELKDEDIITYGAYWLTNTHELYSFVSYAQSTVTANVEIAKAMGEEDYNIFMKLIADAKEDFESLSYNIYNIWMKKIMNILDKKIISAIVLGQSLPGFMSTDQSPLLSKMFQKDPKYTMDDVLTFFNNVYWAMKSYYFENYVMETVIIELLKFVNASCFNDLIMRRNFLSWKRGLQLNYNVMRLDEWCKGHGIPDTSNYLSHLFQVSKLLQLRKNTPEDIDIIYEICYKLKPVQIQKLFSIYHIADYEVPISPNITQGLADKVRESGQTDYLEPVNKDTLFDDPFRDIKLRPFNKIEAYVPARLNVPTIRRIVELSTLNATYQSQISE, encoded by the coding sequence ATGTCGACCGTTCAACTAGACGTTGGGAGTCTGTGCTGGATTCCTGATGAGAAGCTAGGTTGGCTTCCTGTCAAGGTAAAGTCCCTTTCCAAAGAAGGTGAGAAGCACAAGATTGAGCTGGAATCCGAAGACGATCCCGAGAGAGTCATCACTATAACAACAGACGACCTGAGTGACTCCAATCCTCAGGTTCCATTAATGAGAAACCATGCTGAAAATGTTGAGGATCTAACGACCCTCTCTCATTTGAATGAACCTTCTGTTTTGAATGTGATCAAACTCAGATACTCTCAATTCAATATTTACACGTATTCTGGTATTGTGCTCATTGCAGTGAATCCTTTCCAGAGGAATGACGAGTTATATTCTTCTTACAGAATAAGAAGATATGCAAACACTAGAAGAGGTGACGAAGAACCTCACTTGTTTGCAATTGCAGAAGAGGCTTACAGATGTATGATaaacagaaaagaaaaccagTCTATCGTTGTTTCTGGTGAGTCGGGTGCAGGTAAGACAGTTTCTGCTAAATATATCATGAGATACTTTGCAAGCGTCGATTCTGACGAAAATCAACATGATATGTCTGAAACGGAAAAGCAAATTCTTGCGACTAATCCTATTATGGAATCCTTTGGTAATGCTAAAACTACTAGGAACGACAATTCCTCTAGATTTGGTAAATATCTTGAAATCTTGTTTGATGATAATACTGTCATTCGTGGTGCTAAAATTAGAACCTATCTATTAGAGCGCTCTAGGTTAGTCTTCCAACCAAAAACAGAACGTAACTATCATATTTTCTATCAAATGATCCAAGGTTTGGATGAGGAGACCAAAAAGTCAATTCACTTAACCCATGTTGAAGACTATTATTATCTAAACCAAGGTGGTGTTCCAATTATTGAAGGTATTGATGACCgtaaagaatttgaagataccCGTAACGCATTGAGCTTGATTGGCATTGACTCTGAAAAGCAATTGCAAATATTCAAGATTTTATCTGGTCTATTGCATCTAGGTAATATTGAAATACCTAAAACTAGAAATAATGCATCACTTTCCTCTGATGAGCCAAATCTAGTTAAAGCATGTGAACTTCTAGGGTTGGATCCGGTGTTGTTTGCTAAATGGACAgtgaaaaaacaaatcaaaacaagATTTGAAACCATCAATACTGACTTGAAGTATAACGAGGCAATCAATGCAAGAGATGCTATTGCTAAATACATCTATCATAATCTATTTGACTGGTTAGTCGAATATGTCAACTCTGATTTATGTCCTCCTGAAATTGAGGAAAGCATTAGCACTTTTATTGGCGTTTTGGATATTTATGGTTTTGAGcattttgagaaaaattcGTTTGAACAATTTTGTATCAACTATGCTAACGAAAAATTACAACAAGAATTCACACaacatgttttcaaattagaGCAACAGCTCTATGTTGACGAAGAAATCGAGTGGTccttcattgaattctCAGATAATCAACCTTGtattgatgttattgagAAGAGATTGGGTGTCTTGGACTTATTGAACGAAGAATCCGGTTTACCATCTGGTTCTGATCAACAATGGGCGGACAAGTTGTACCAAAATTTGGCTAAACCTCCAACTGacaaagttttcaagaaacCAAGGTTTGGTAATAACAAGTTTATAATTTCCCATTACGCTCTTGATGTTCCTTACGACACTGAAGGTTTTGTGGAGAAGAATAGAGACACTGTTTCTGATGGCCAAAAGGACACACTAAAGGCAACCACAAATGAATTCCTCAATGAGGTTTTAACAAGATCTGAAAAAAGTGTtaacaatgaagaaggtAAAGTTGCTCCGCCAAAACCAGGTAGAAAAGCACCAGCAAAAGAGACTTTGGgttccaaattcaaagggtcattgattgaattgatgaagacCATCAACTCATCCAATGTTCACTATATTAGATGTATAAAACCAAATGAGCAGAAATTAGCATGGGAATTTGATCCGAATATGGTTTTGTCTCAATTAAGAGCCTGTGGTGTTTTAGAGACAATCAAGATTTCATGTGCCGGTTTCCCATCTAAGATGACGTACCCTGAATTTGCTGACTCATTCAACGTCTTGTTTGATTCCAATGATCGTTCCAGAATTTTGAAAGGTGATGTCGATGaggaatttttgaaatcactGACTAGATCTTTTATGGAGGAGCATATCAAAGATGATCATAGCTTTCAAATTGGTAAAACTAAAGTGTTCTTCAAAGCTGGAATTTTAGGTAATATTGAGAAGATGAAGAGTgataaaaataagaaatCAGCTATAATAATCCAGAAGTATTTGAGAGCCTATCCACCTAGAAAATTATTCAAGGAGACTAGAGAAGCTACTATCAACCTACAATCTGCTATTAGGGGATTCATTGTCAGAAAGAACATTCAAAGGGAAAAGGAAGAGGGTGCTTCTATCTTACTTCAATCTTTGACCAGAGGCTTCATTATGAGAAAAAGATTTGCTGAAGCAGTCAAATCATGTGTTAGATTGCAATCACAAATCCGTGGATTTACAATTAGAAAGaatgttttcaagaatCACCAGAATAAGGCTGCTATTTTGATCCAATCCGTCGGCAGGGGTTCCATTGCTAGAAGGGAATTTAACAAGACTAGAAGGGCCGCAATCATTATTCAATCACATGGTCGTAGACAATTGGCCAAGAAAGAGTTCAGCCAGTTAAAGGAGGAGGCgaaatcattgaataaAATGCAACAAGTCCAGTATAGTTTAGAAAACAAGGTTATCGAACTAACCCAATCACTGAGTTCcaaaattgaggaaaatgTCAGACTAgtcaatgaaattgaacaacTTCAAAGCTTAGTTTCAAAGACACAAGAAGAGCATTCTAATCTAAAGACCCGAATGTTAGAAACTGAGGGTGAGCATTCGAACAGGATAGTTGAATATGAGAACAATATTATTGAATTGAATAATGAGATTTCACAAGTTAAATTTGACTATGAAGCCGCAAGaaagaaggttgaagagTTAACAGAATCACAAAATAAGTTAAAGGTCGAACTAACTGAGAATTTAGACGCATTGAAGAAGGCACAGCAAGAGCTGCTCGAAAGTAAGGATGAGAAGGACACATTGTACAACCAAGTTGAAACATTAAAGTCCGAATTGAATGAATTACAAGAACATATCTCATCTGGTAAGTTCAATAATACTATTCAAGGTACGATACCGAATGGAACACAGTCCTTGACCTTCAAGGAGAAGAATCCATCTAATGTTGAATACGGCGgagatgaaaatgatgagCTAGAGGAGATCAATCTAGAATTATTAAGGCTATTGAATGATTCGACAACCCTACATAAggaagttgttgaaaaccTATTTAAGGGACTGAAATTACCACCTGCAGTTGTTGCATCACAACCAAGTCAAAAGGAGGTGTTATTCCCAGCCAGAATaattattatcattttaTCGGACATGTGGAGATTAGGGTTAACATCTAGAAGTGAAACTTTTTTTGGAGAAGTATTATCAGTTATCCAAACTATGGTTTCAGAGTTAAAGGATGAGGATATCATCACGTATGGAGCATACTGGTTGACCAATACACATGAGTTATATTCATTTGTATCGTATGCTCAATCTACTGTCACAGCAAATGTTGAGATTGCCAAGGCGATGGGAGAGGAAGATTACAATATATTTATGAAATTAATTGCAGATGCGAAGGAAGATTTCGAGTCTTTATCATACAATATATACAACATatggatgaagaagattatgAATATATTGGACAAGAAGATTATTTCTGCTATTGTTTTGGGCCAATCATTACCTGGTTTTATGTCAACCGACCAGTCACCATTATTGAGTAAGATGTTCCAAAAGGATCCTAAATATACAATGGACGAtgttttgacttttttcaacaatgtctATTGGGCGATGAAATCCTACTATTTTGAGAACTATGTTATGGAGACGGTTATAATTGAGCTATTGAAGTTTGTCAATGCAAGCTgtttcaatgatttgattATGCGTAGAAACTTTTTATCATGGAAGAGGGGCTTACAGTTGAACTACAATGTCATGCGACTTGACGAATGGTGTAAGGGACATGGAATTCCAGACACCAGCAACTATCTCTCACATTTGTTCCAAGTTTCCAAGCTATTACAATTGAGAAAGAACACACCGGAGGACATTGACATAATCTATGAGATCTGTTATAAGTTGAAGCCTGTTCAGATTCAAAAGCTATTTTCCATTTACCATATAGCCGATTACGAAGttccaatttctccaaacaTTACCCAAGGTTTAGCTGATAAGGTACGTGAGAGTGGGCAGACGGATTATTTGGAGCCTGTCAATAAGGACACACTCTTTGACGATCCATTCAGAGACATCAAATTGAGGCCATTCAACAAGATTGAGGCTTATGTTCCAGCGCGGTTGAATGTGCCAACCATCAGACGGATTGTTGAGTTATCCACCTTGAATGCCACATACCAAAGTCAAATAAGTGAATAG
- a CDS encoding uncharacterized protein (PKUD0E03250; similar to Saccharomyces cerevisiae YAL030W (SNC1) and YOR327C (SNC2); ancestral locus Anc_7.67), with the protein MSSAQAYDPYNPFSDDAARELHPQDPSPFNAQPHQEEGRSKLQNLQSTLDDTAGMMRDNIQAINERGEVLEDIDNRAYTLQNNASLFNKSANQVRKDMWKKNLKLKLCVALVVIIIIIVIVVPLVVHFSN; encoded by the coding sequence ATGTCCAGTGCACAAGCCTACGACCCATACAACCCCTTCAGCGATGACGCTGCAAGAGAACTCCACCCTCAAGATCCGTCGCCCTTCAATGCGCAGCCACACCAGGAGGAAGGCCGCTCCAAGCTGCAGAACCTTCAGTCGACGCTTGACGACACCGCCGGCATGATGAGGGATAACATCCAGGCCATCAATGAGCGGGGGGAAGTGTTGGAAGATATTGACAACAGGGCATACACGCTCCAGAATAACGCCTCGCTCTTCAACAAGTCCGCCAACCAGGTCCGTAAAGACATGTGGAAGAAGAACCTCAAGTTGAAGCTCTGCGTCGCCCTTGTcgtcatcattatcatcattgtTATAGTTGTCCCCTTGGTTGTCCATTTCAGCAACTGA
- a CDS encoding uncharacterized protein (PKUD0E03260; similar to Saccharomyces cerevisiae YPR082C (DIB1); ancestral locus Anc_3.382) — protein sequence MSMLVNLPTGWHVDAAILSENDRVVIIRFAKNGLSRETLSIDRILEKAAPLVAGFAAIYLCDTSTVPDFDEMYALNEGGAPFNVMFFWRNKHVMVDFGTGENNKMDFLINNVQELIDIIECVYRGAIQGKGLVVAPRDYSYMNKGGRRVRE from the coding sequence ATGTCAATGCTCGTCAATTTACCCACTGGTTGGCACGTCGACGCGGCGATTCTTAGCGAAAATGATCGCGTTGTTATAATTCGATTTGCAAAGAATGGGCTGAGCCGTGAAACTCTTTCTATTGACAGAATCTTAGAAAAGGCGGCTCCCCTCGTTGCGGGGTTTGCCGCCATTTATTTGTGCGACACAAGCACAGTCCCGGACTTTGACGAGATGTATGCCCTTAACGAGGGGGGGGCGCCCTTCAACGTGATGTTCTTTTGGCGTAATAAACATGTGATGGTAGACTTTGGTACTGGggaaaacaacaagatGGATTTCTTAATAAACAATGTACAAGAATTAATTGATATAATAGAATGTGTCTATAGAGGGGCCATTCAGGGGAAAGGACTCGTTGTTGCACCAAGGGATTATTCGTATATGAACAAGGGAGGGCGGCGAGTAAGAGAGTGA
- a CDS encoding uncharacterized protein (PKUD0E03270; similar to Saccharomyces cerevisiae YML030W (RCF1); ancestral locus Anc_5.571), translating to MASQNYPSSFDDPLQDMSVLEKIWYRSKQQPLVPLGCLATTAAVIMAAKGVRTGNAPKAQFWFRWRVGLQGLTLVALVFGSLYYDQRIAGAKKTEEELALEKARMREKLWVEELERRDTEMKERQKRAELARKMMQEGANPDSSSNSNSNSTSNNV from the exons ATGGCCTCGCAAAACTACCCTTCGTCCTTCGACGACCCCCTCCAAGA TATGTCCGtcttggaaaaaatatggtACCGTTCCAAACAGCAGCCTCTAGTCCCGCTAGGGTGTCTTGCCACCACGGCCGCAGTCATTATGGCCGCTAAGGGCGTCCGGACGGGGAACGCCCCTAAGGCCCAGTTCTGGTTTCGGTGGCGGGTGGGGCTCCAGGGCCTAACCTTGGTTGCCCTTGTCTTTGGGTCGCTCTATTACGACCAGCGCATTGCTGGGGCAAAGAAGACCGAGGAGGAGTTGGCCCTTGAGAAGGCCAGAATGAGAGAGAAGCTCTGggttgaagaattggagaGGAGAGATACCGAAATGAAGGAAAGACAAAAACGGGCCGAACTTGCCAGAAAGATGATGCAAGAAGGGGCAAATCCTGATTCGagttcaaattcaaattcaaattctaCATCTAACAATGTCTGA